In Callospermophilus lateralis isolate mCalLat2 chromosome 4, mCalLat2.hap1, whole genome shotgun sequence, one genomic interval encodes:
- the Dctn6 gene encoding dynactin subunit 6, giving the protein MAEKTQKSVKIAPGAVVCVESEIRGDVTIGPRTVIHPKARIIAEAGPIVIGEGNLIEEQALIINAHPDNITPDTEDPEPKPMIIGTNNVFEVGCYSQAMKMGDNNVIESKAYVGRNVILTSGCIIGACCNLNTFEVIPENTVIYGADCLRRVQTERPQPQTLQLDFLMKILPNYHHLKKTMKGSSTPVKN; this is encoded by the exons TGTGAAGATTGCTCCCGGAGCAGTTGTATGTGTAGAAAGTGAAATCAGAGGAGATGTTACTATAG GACCAAGGACGGTGATTCACCCCAAAGCACGAATTATTGCTGAAGCTGGGCCAATAGTGATTGGTGAAGGTAACCTGATAGAAGAACAGGCCCTCATCATAAATGC TCATCCAGATAATATCACTCCTGACACTGAAGATCCAGAACCCAAACCTATGATCATTGGCACCAACAATGTGTTTGAAGTTGGCTGTT ATTCCCAAGCCATGAAAATGGGGGATAACAATGTCATTGAATCAAAAG CATATGTAGGCAGAAATGTAATATTGACAAGTGGTTGCATCATTGGGGCTTGTTGCAACCTAAATACTTTTGAAGTCATCCCTGAGAATACAGTGATCTATGGTGCAGACTGCCTTCGTCGGGTGCAAACTGAGCGACCACAG CCCCAGACTCTACAACTGGATTTCTTGATGAAAATCTTGCCAAATTATCACCACCTAAAGAAGACTATGAAAGGAAGCTCAACTCCAGTTAAGAACTGA